A window from Hemibagrus wyckioides isolate EC202008001 linkage group LG17, SWU_Hwy_1.0, whole genome shotgun sequence encodes these proteins:
- the yipf1 gene encoding protein YIPF1, with the protein MTSTDFHLQFQDFDDDDDDGDDGGTAVRIEDEGFKKPPTQRRGAGPEEELLDGDDQTQLLSGEKKSAAFWTLEFYQAFFNVDTPQVMDRIISSVLPWRGKNFVRLHIRNNPDLYGPFWICATLVFAIGVSGNLSSFLVHHGQPRYKYIPEFRKVTMAATAIYSYAWLVPLVLWGFLTWRSRKISGTLSYSFLEIVCVYGYSLAVYIPAVVLWGIPSEFLRWSSIVVALCLSGSLLVLTFWPVMRDDRPRVILTVLSVLVTLHVLLAIGCKVYFFSTYESEAAVQPSVETHRAQNTTTTNTH; encoded by the exons ATGACCAGTACAGACTTTCATCTGCAGTTTCAAG actttgatgatgatgatgacgatgggGATGATGGAGGCACAGCGGTCAGGATAGAGGACGAGGGCTTCAAGAAACCTCCCACCCAGCGGCGAGGGGCGGGGCCGGAGGAGGAGCTGCTGGACGGTGATGATCAGACCCAG CTTCTCAGCGGTGAAAAGAAAAGTGCTGCCTTCTGGACTCTGGAGTTTTATCAGGCCTTTTTCAACGTGGACACACCCCAG gTGATGGACAGAATTATCAGCTCTGTACTGCCGTGGAGAGGAAAAAACTTTGTTCGTCTTCACATCAGGAACAACCCTGACCTCTatg GACCGTTCTGGATCTGCGCCACGCTGGTGTTCGCCATCGGTGTGAGCGGGAACCTGTCCAGCTTCCTCGTCCACCACGGACAGCCGCGGTACAAATACATCCCCGAGTTCAGGAAAG taaCGATGGCCGCTACAGCGATCTACAGCTACGCCTGGCTGGTTCCTCTGGTGCTGTGGGGCTTTTTAACCTGGAGGAGCAGGAAGATCTCCGGCACACTGTCCTACTCCTTCCTGGAGATCGTGTGTGTTTACGGTTACTCACTCGCCGTCTACATCCCTGCTGTG gtgctgtGGGGGATCCCGAGTGAGTTTCTGCGCTGGAGCTCCATCGTTGTGGCTCTGTGTTTGTCCGGCTCGCTCCTGGTGCTGACCTTCTGGCCGGTGATGAGAGATGACAGGCCCCGGGTCATCCTCACCGTTCTCTCTGTCCTCGTCACACTGCACGTTTTACTGGCCATCGGCTGTAAG GTGTATTTTTTCAGCACTTATGAATCTGAAGCTGCTGTACAACCTTCTGTggaaacacacagagcacaaaatacaacaactacaaatacacactga
- the zgc:113691 gene encoding uncharacterized protein zgc:113691 — protein sequence CWLGFRRKIYAPIRVMARKVSPQDTHKLVEQYRLERDDAIHRENALKEKLRQYELRTKSTETAKQKLKTLTLENKDLRRQVKALRSEIGLESSPNFQGKTTKDIISDLQEKERECKALVEKTGRLNLTIDELSSELANAVTSKTLLEEKVQSLQLNLKDMTNNQRRLLKLWEDKKAQREPVLLPAINPHRTAQKPLTHKSVQTDMSISSTQILPANVFETRLRYEPERNRNLERRNITLPNGGQSK from the coding sequence TGCTGGCTGGGGTTTAGACGGAAGATCTACGCTCCCATTAGGGTGATGGCTAGGAAAGTTTCTccacaggacacacacaagCTGGTGGAGCAGTACCGCTTAGAAAGAGACGATGCTATTCACCGCGAGAACGCCCTGAAGGAGAAACTCAGACAATATGAACTGAGGACAAAGTCCACGGAGACAGCGAAGCAGAAACTCAAAACCCTGACGCTGGAGAACAAAGATCTGAGGAGGCAGGTGAAGGCGCTGAGGAGTGAGATCGGCCTGGAGTCCAGCCCCAATTTTCAAGGTAAAACCACTAAAGATATCATCAGCGACCTGCAGGAGAAAGAGCGAGAGTGCAAAGCGCTGGTGGAAAAGACTGGAAGGTTGAACCTGACCATCGACGAGCTGTCATCCGAGCTGGCCAACGCGGTCACTTCCAAGACTCTGCTGGAGGAAAAAGTCCAGTCGCTTCAGCTCAACCTCAAGGACATGACCAACAACCAGCGACGCCTGCTGAAGCTGTGGGAGGATAAAAAAGCTCAGCGCGAGCCCGTCCTGCTGCCCGCCATCAATCCACACAGAACCGCACAGAAACCGCTGACCCATAAATCTGTGCAGACCGACATGTCCATCAGCTCCACGCAGATCCTCCCCGCAAACGTGTTCGAGACCAGACTGAGGTATGAACCTGAGAGAAACCGGAACCTGGAGAGAAGAAACATCACCTTACCCAACGGTGGCCAATCAAAATGA